From the genome of Bradyrhizobium sp. ORS 278:
CGTTCTGCTCGCGCGCGCCGGCAAGGCCGAGCGCTCCGGCTTCCTCGATCAGCTTCGACAGGCTTTCGACGCGCTTTTCCGATTCACCGCGCGAGACGAAGTCGCGCAGGCGGCGGATGATCTGGCCGGCGCGGATCGCCTGCTCGGCGGCGCGGTCCATCGCGCTTTCGATCTTCCCCGTGTTCGGATCGCTGCTGCCGGCGAGCAGCCGGCGCGAGCCCTTCATGTAGTTGCTGATGGCGGCGAGCGGCTGGTTGAGCTCGTGCGCCAGCGCCGAGGCCATCTCGCCCATCGCGCTGAGCCGCGAGACATGGACCAGCTCGGACTGCAGCTCGCGCAGCCGCGCCTGCGTCTGCTGATGCTCGGTGAGGTCATGGGCGAAGCCGGTGAAATAGGGCTTGCCGCCGGACTGCATCTCGCCGATCGACAGATGCATCGGGAAGGTCGTGCCGTCGCGCCGCAGCCCGGTCACGATACGGCCGATGCCGATGATGTGGCGCTCGCGGGTGCCGTGATAACGGGTGAGATAGCCGGCATGGCGCGAGCGGTCGGGCTCCGGCATCAGCTCGCTGACGTCGAGGCCGACCGCTTCCTCCTCGGTGTAGCCGAACATTCGCTCGGCCGCGGCGCTGAAGAACTGGATGATGCCGCCGCCGTCGATCACGATCATCGCGTCGGGCACGGTGTCGAGGATCGAGCGGAAGTGCTGCTCGCGCAGCCGCAACGCTTCCTCGAGCCGCTTCTCCTGGTCGATGTCCAGCGCGATGCCGCGCAGATGACGCGGCTGGCCGTCGTCGCCGGGCACCACGCCGGCAAGCACGCGAATCCAGTGTCCGCCGTTCGGCACCCTGAACGACATGTCGAACCAGGTGCCCTGGTGGCGCGCATGCTCGATCGCCGCTTCGACCGGGGCACGATCCTGGGCCCCGAGCAGGGCCAGGAAGGCCCCGTAAGTCACCGGCTGGTCTTGCGGGATCCCGAACAGCTTGCGCGTGGTCGCGGACCAGTAGAAGTCGCCGGTGGCGAAGTCGAGATCCCACGCGCCGAACCCCAACGCATGGGCATCTTCGGGACGGACGGACGCATCCGGAAAAGGTTGAGTGACGCCGCGCACTTCAAGACTTTCGAATCGATTCGCCGTGGTTCAGAGAGAAGCCGTTTTGCCGAAAACCCGTGCTGCCAAAACCCGTTCTGCCGCAAGCCCACTTGCCGAGAGGCCGTCTTGCCGCCACCGGGCCAGGGCGGCCGGGACGAGCCATTCTATACCAGATTGAGCCGTTGCCACCCGGGTTGACTTGAACTTTGGTCCGAGAATTCAAGGCTTTCTCTGATTCCGACCGGTTCCATCGGGCGCTGGCTGTCCGAGTTCCACGGCCGCACCTTGATCTATCTCATCACGGGGCGCGATTTCACCCCTAAGAGCTGCATGGAAGCATTGTTTGGAGAGGCGGGATGACATTGGCGACTGTCATGGTGAGCCTTGCGTTCAACCAGCCGAATGAAGCCCGCCTTCAGGTCGCAGCCGATCTCGCGGCCCGATTCGACGCGGGCTTGATGGGCGTTGCCGCCGCAGAATTTGCGCCGCCGCTGTATTTCACGACCGGCGAGCAGGCTCAGGACCTCATCGAGCAGGGCGAAGCCGCCCTGCAGGCCAGGCTCGGCGAGCTCGAGCAGCAGTTCCGCGCGGTGATCGGCGATCGCGCCGCGCCGTTGAGCTGGCGCAGCGCGCTGGATTTTCCCGTCCGCCACGTGCTGGCACAGGCGCGTGCCGCCGACATCCTCGTCGCCGGCAGCATGCCCTCCGGCGTGTCCGATGCTTACGCGACCGCCAGTCCGAAGGACCTCGTGATGCAGGCCGGCCGGCCGCTGCTCGTGGTGCCGGATACCGCGAGCTGGCTGGACCTCGGCACCGTCCTGGTGGCCTGGAAGGAGACGCCGGAGGCGCGACGCGCCGTCACCGATGCGCTGCCGCTGCTCGCCAAGGCAAGCGACGTGGTCGTCGTCGAGATCCTCGAGAACACCTCGGAATTCGACGCCTGCGAGGCGCGGCTCGACGATGTGGTTGCCTGGCTCGGCCGGCACGAGATCGTTGCCTCGGCCCGCGTCGAGGAGCCGGGGCAGGGGCGCAATGTCGCCGCGAGGCTCGACGCCGTCGCCGACGATCTCGCCGCGGGTCTCATCGTGGCCGGCGCCTATGGCCATTCGCGCTTCCGCGAGCTCGTGCTGGGCGGCGTCACCGAGCATCTCGTGACACGCGCCGATCGCTGCGTGCTGCTGTCGCACTGAATTTCAACCGCTCCATCCGAGAACAGGATTGCCGCCTTGTACAAATTTCTCGAGGACACCGCTGGCAGCTACATGACGCGGACCATCACCACCGTGACCCGCGAGACGACGATTCGCGAGCTCGGCGAGATGTTCGACCGCGACGATTTCAACACCTACCCCGTCGTCGAGAACGACGAGGTCATCGGCATCGTCACCAAGTTCGATGTGTTGAAGTGCTTCGCCTTCACGCCCAACCAGATGCTGCCGCGCTACAGCGACCTGATGAACCGGACGGTTGCCGATGTGATGACGTCCGAGTTCATCTATGTCAGGCCCGACACCAAGCTGACGCGCGTGCTGCAGCTGATGGTCGAGCACCGCATCCGCAGCCTTCCCGTGACCGACGGCGACAACCGCCTGGTCGGCATCATCGCCCGCGAGGACATCGTGCGGGCGCTCGCGGCGGCCGCCAAGGACTGACGGCGGACAGACGCCGCGCGCGGCCTCAACTGATACGGAAGTCTAAGACCGACATCGTCCCGTACGCTCTCAGCGTGCGGGACGATGTGCTTGCGCGGTCTGCGCTGCGCTGAGTTCGGCAACATTCCGGCTGTTTACCGGCGAACCGGTCGCAAGGTTGATTTCGATCAATTCCACGTGTGGGCGATTATGGTTGCTGGTCTCGTGTTCTTTCAGCGAGATTCCGCATGAGCGCGTCCTCACCCACAAAATCCATGACCATCGGCGAGAGCGGGCTGACGCTCACTTTCGCCGTCACCGCCTTCTTGTGTATCTTCGCTGCGGCGAAGGCACTCGATACGGCCTTCGCGTTTCACGCCTCGCTCGCGGCTGCCGCCAGCGCGGCGTCCGTCTTCTTCATCCTCAACCGCTACTTCGAGCGCGGCGAGCTGCCGGCGCAGGAGATCAACGGCCGGCCGAACTACAATCTCGGCCCGATCAAGTTCTCCTCGTTCATGGCCATGTTCTGGGGCATCGCCGGCTTCGCCGTCGGCCTCATCATCGCCTCGCAGCTCGCCTGGCCGGCGCTGAACTTCGATCTGCCCTGGACCAGCTTCGGCCGCCTGCGGCCGCTGCACACCTCGGCGGTGATCTTCGCGTTCGGCGGCAACGTGCTGCTGGCGACGTCGTTCTACGTCGTGCAGCGCACCTGCCGCGTCCGCCTCGCCGGCGACCTCGCGCCGTGGTTCGTGGTGATCGGCTACAACTTCTTCATCCTGATCGCGGGCACCGGCTATCTGCTGGGCGTCACCGAAGGCAAGGAGTACGCCGAGCCGGAGTGGTACTCGGATCTGTGGCTGACGATCGTCTGGGTGGTCTATCTGCTCGTCTTCCTGACGACGATCATCAAGCGCAAGGAGCCGCACATCTTCGTGGCGAACTGGTTCTACCTGGCCTTCATCGTCACGATCGCGGTGCTGCATCTCGGCAACAATCCGGCGCTTCCGGTGTCGTTCTTCGGCTCCAAGTCCTACATCGCCTGGGGCGGCGTGCAGGATGCGATGTTCCAGTGGTGGTACGGCCACAACGCGGTCGGCTTCTTCCTGACCGCCGGCTTCCTCGCCATCATGTACTACTTCATCCCGAAGCGGGCGGAGCGGCCGGTCTATTCCTACCGGCTGTCGATCATCCACTTCTGGGCGCTGATCTTCCTCTACATCTGGGCCGGCCCGCACCACCTGCACTACACGGCGCTGCCGGACTGGACGCAGACGCTCGGCATGACCTTCTCGATCATGCTGTGGATGCCCTCCTGGGGCGGCATGATCAACGGCCTGATGACCCTGTCGGGAGCGTGGGACAAGCTGCGGACCGACCCGGTGCTGCGCATGCTGGTCGTCTCGGTCGCCTTCTACGGCATGTCGACCTTCGAAGGTCCGATGATGTCGATCAAGGTGGTCAACTCGCTCAGCCACTACACCGACTGGACCATCGGCCACGTGCACTCCGGTGCGCTCGGCTGGGTCGGCTTCGTGTCCTTCGGCGCGCTGTACTGCCTGGTGCCGTGGATCTGGAACCGCAAGGGTCTCTACAGCCTCAAGCTGGTGAACTGGCACTTCTGGACGGCCACGCTCGGCATCGTGCTCTACATCTCCGCGATGTGGGTCTCGGGCATCCTGCAGGGTCTGATGTGGCGGTCCTACACGGCGCTCGGCTTCCTCGAATACTCCTTCATCGAGACCGTCGAGGCGATGCATCCCTTCTACATCATCCGTGCCGCCGGTGGCGCGCTGTTCCTGATCGGCTCACTCATCATGGCCTACAATCTCTGGATGACGGTCCGTGTCGGTGAGGAAGAGGTTCAGTCCCCCGTCGCCCTTCAGCCGGCGGAGTGAGGTATCCAACCATGTCATTCTGGCAACGACACCAAGTCTTCGAGAAGAACTCGATCATCCTGGTCATCGGCATCCTGCTGGTGATCGCGATCGGCGGCCTCGTCGAGATCACTCCGCTCTTCTACCTGAAGAGCACGATCGAGGCGGTCGACGGCGTGCGTCCCTACACGCCGCTGGAATTGGCCGGCCGCAACATCTATGTCCGCGAGGGCTGCTATCTCTGCCACTCGCAGATGATCCGTCCGCTGCGTGACGAGGTGGAGCGCTACGGTCACTTCTCGCTCGCCGCGGAGAGCATGTACGACCACCCGTTCCAGTGGGGCTCCAAGCGCACGGGTCCTGACCTCGCCCGCGTCGGCAGCAAGTACTCCGACGACTGGCACGTCACCCATCTGACCAACCCGCGCGCCATCGTTCCGCAGTCGATCATGCCCGGCTATCCCTTCCTGAAGGAGACCGAGCTGAACGCCGACAACGTCGCCGATCATCTCAAGACGTTGCGGGCGGTGGGAGTGCCCTACACCGACGACCAGATCGCCAACGCCGCCGCCGATTTGAAGGCGCAGGTCGATCCGGACGGTCCCGGCGCGGAGGCGCTCACCAAGCGCTATCCGAAGGCGGTGGTGCGCAACTTCGACGGCAAGGCGGGTGCGCCGACCGAAATGGATGCGCTGGTGGCTTACTTGCAGATGCTCGGCACCCTGGTGGACTTCAAGATCTACAACGAAAAAGCCAATCTGCGCTGAGATCGAGAGGCGAGCATCATGAAACCCATCATTGCCATCGAAAACATCGCGTCGTCACTCGTGACGACGCTGTGGACCCCGATCTTCTTCGCGATCTTCATCGCGATCGTGACCTATGCCCTCTGGCCTCGCAACAAGGCCGCTTTCGACGAGGCGGCGAGCATGCCGTTGCGGGAGGAGTAATTCAACATGGCTGACCATTCTGAAGTCGACAGCGTCTCCGGCACCGCCACCACGGGCCATGCCTGGGACGGCATCAAGGAGCTCAACACGCCGCTGCCGCGGTGGTGGGTGATCACCTTCTACATCACCATCGTCTGGGCGATCGGCTACTGGATCGTGTATCCGGCCTGGCCGACCATCACCAGCAACACCAAGGGCCTGTTCGGCTACTCGTCCCGCGCGGACGTGGCGGTCGAGCTCGCCAATCTCGAGAAGATCCGCGGTGACAAGATGGCGGCGCTGGCAACCGCCTCGCTCGCCGACATCGAGAAGGATCCGCAGATGCTGGCCCTGGCGCGTGCCAAGGGCAAGACCGTGTTCGGCGACAATTGCGCCGCCTGCCACGGGACGGGCGCTGCGGGAGCCAAGGGCTTCCCGAACCTGAACGACGACGACTGGCTGTGGGGTGGCTCGCTGGAGCAGATCCAGCAGACGCTGCTGTACGGCGTTCGCTCGGGTCACCCGAAGACTCGTGAAGGCCAGATGCTCGCCTTCGGCAAGGACGGAACGCTCAAGCCGGCGGAGATCATCACGGTCGCCAACTATGTCCGGTCGCTGTCGGGCCTGCCGACCCGCCAGGGCTATGACGCGGCCGCCGGCGCCAAGATCTTTGCCGAGAACTGCGTCGCCTGCCATGGCGACAACGCCAAGGGCAATCCGGAGGTCGGCGCGCCGAACCTTACGGACAAGATCTGGCTGTACGGCTCGGACGAGGCGACCCTGATCGAGACCATCACCAATGGCCGCGCCGGTGTCATGCCGGCCTGGGAGGGCCGTCTCGACCCGACCACGATCAAGGCGATGGCGGTCTATGTCCACTCGCTGGGCGGGGGAAAGTAACGGAAATCCAACCGAACCTTCCCTTCAATTGAGCTGGATCAACTGCGCGGCCGGAGGTGGGCATACCTTCGGCCGCAACTGCGAGAAGACCCCCCAGCCATGAATCAGACGGTAAATCCCGAGGACCTGAAGCCTCAAGAGGCGCAACAAGTGGACGACTACGGTCCGCTGTACGCGCCCACCAAGAAGGTCTACCCGCAGAGTGTCTCCGGTACGTTCCGGCGGATCAAATGGGGCCTGATGGGCGTCTGCCTCGGCGTCTATTACTTTCTGCCGTTCGTGCGCTGGAATCGCGGCCTCGGTGCGCCCGATCAGGCGGTGCTGATCGACTTCCCCAACCGCCGCTTCTATTTCTTCTTCATCGAGCTGTGGCCGCAGGAGGTGTATTATTTCACCGGCCTGCTGATCATTGCCGCGATCGCGCTGTTCCTGATGAACGCGATCGGCGGCCGCATCTGGTGCGGCTATCTCTGCCCGCAGACGGTCTGGACCGATCTGTTCTACGCCGTCGAGCGCCTGGTCGAGGGCGACCGGCGCGAACGGATGAAGAAGGATGCGTCGGACGATCCGATGAAGCTGCAGCGGATCTCCGAGATCGTCCTCAAGCACTCGATCTGGCTCCTGATCGCCTGGTGGACTGGCGGCGCCTGGGTGCTCTACTTCAGCGATGCGCCGACCTTGGTGAAAGACCTCGTCACCTTCCAGGGCCCCCCGCTCGCCTATATCTGGATCGCGATCCTGACCGCGACGACCTACACGCTCGCCGGCTTCATGCGCGAGCAGGTCTGCGTCTACATGTGCCCGTGGCCGCGCATCCAGGCGGCACTGACCGACGAATGGGCCCTGAACGTCACCTATCGCTACGATCGCGGCGAGAACCGGATGTCGGTCAAGAAGGCCGCCGAATTGCGTGCGCTGGGCCAGCCGGCCGGCGACTGCATCGACTGCAAGCAATGCGTGGCGGTGTGCCCGACCGGCATCGACATCCGCGACGGCGCGCAGATGGACTGCATCCAGTGCGGCCTGTGCATCGACGCCTGCGACACGGTCATGACCAAGATCGGCCGCCCAACGCGGCTGATCGGCTATGACAACGATATCAACATCCATCGCCGCCAGGAAGGCAAGCCGCCGGTCTACAAGCTGGTCCGCGCCCGCACCGTTGCCTATGCCGCGATCATCGCGGTGGTCGGCGGCGCCATGGTCTACAAGCTCGCGACCCGCTCGCTGCTCGACGTCAACGTGCTGCACGATCGCAACCCGATCGCGATCAAGCTGTCCGACGGCTCGATCCGCAACGCCTATACGGTGCGCGTGCTCAACAAGCACGGCTTCGACCGCGTCATCGCCATCGACATCGAAGGCCCGGTCAACGCCACCGTGCACGTCGTCGGCACCGACTCGGTGACGCCCGACCGTCCGATGATCGTGATCGGCCGCGACCAGACCGAGGAGCTGCGGCTGCTCGTGACCGCGCCGGAGGAGAGCAATCCCGACAAGTCGATCCCGGTGAAGTTCCACGTCACCGACATCGGTCTCGGCGTCGTCGCTTCCGCCACCGACAATTTCGTCAGCCCGTAGTATCGAAGGAGCCCTTGCATGGCCAGCCGTTCCCAACCGTCGTTCCAGCTGACCGGACGCATGGTGCTCGCGATGCTCCTGGGCTTCTTCGGGCTCGTGATAGGCGTCAACGTCACCATGATGAAGATGGCGATCTCGACCTTGCCCGGCACCGACGTCGACAGCGCCTACAGCGCGAGCCTCGGCTACGAGAAGGAGATCGCGGCCGCGCGCGATCAGGAAGCGCGGCGCTGGAAGGTCGAGGCGCATGTCGAGCGGAGCGCCGCTGGGGCGGCGGTGGTGCAGGTCAATGCGCGCGATGCCAGCGGCAATCCGATCTCGGGTCTGACATTTCAGGGGCGCCTCGAGCGGCCCGCCGATAAGCGCGCCGACCAGGAGGTCGATCTCGCCGAGATCGGCGGCGGCGTCTATCGCGGCACGGCGGAGGCGATCGCGCCGGGCCAGTGGGATCTCGTGCTCGAAGGTGATTCCAGCGGTCGGCGGCTGTTCCTGTCGAAGAACCGCGTGCTGCTGAACTGAAGGACTGACTGATCATGCACGTGACGCGTGACTTCTCCCACTATGTGAAAGATCTCGGCAAGGGCCTCAAGCACATCGACCTCGCGGTCGAGGGCGTGAGCTGCGCCGGCTGCATGGCCAAGATCGAGCGCGGCTTGTCGGCGCTGCCGGATGTGACCTTGGCGCGCGTCAATCTCACCGACCGCCGCGTCGCGCTGGAGTGGAAGCAGGGCACGCTCGATCCGGCAAAATTCATCGATCGCCTCGCCGAGCTCGGCTACAAGGCCTATCCGTTCGAGAAGGCGAGCGCAGAGGCCACCGAAGCCGAGGAATCGCGCTTCCTCCTGCGCTGCCTCGGCGTCGCGGCGTTCGCGACCATGAACGTGATGATGCTGTCGATCCCGGTCTGGTCCGGCAATGTCAGCGACATGCTGCCGGAGCAGCGCGACTTCTTCCACTGGCTGTCGGCCGTGATCGCGCTGCCGGCCGCGGCCTATGCCGGCCAGCCGTTCTTCCGCTCGGCGTGGCGCGCCTTGAAGACCGGTAACGTCAACATGGACGTGCCGATCTGCATCGGCGTGATCCTGGCCTTGGGCATGTCGATCGTCGAGACGTTCCATCACGCCGAGCACGCTTATTTCGATGCCGCGATCATGCTGCTGACCTTCCTCCTGGTCGGCCGCTATCTCGATCAGAACATGCGGCGGCGGACCCGGGCGGTCGCCGGCAATCTCGCCGCGCTGAAGGCGGAGACCGCGACCAAGTTCATCGGCCCGGATGAAATCTCCGAGGTGCCCGTGGCCGCCGTCCGCGCCGGCGATCTGGTGCTGCTGCGCCCCGGCGAGCGTTGCGCCGTCGACGGCGTCGTGATCGAGGGCCGCTCCGAGATCGACCAGAGCCTGATCACCGGCGAGACGCTGTATGTGCCGGCCGAGCAGGGCACCGCGGTCTATGCCGGCTCGCTGAACATTTCCGGCACGCTGCGCGTCCGCGTCTCGGCCGCCGCCGAGGGCACGCTGCTCGCCGAGATCACGCGCCTGCTCGACACAGCGCTGCAGGCGCGCTCGCGCTACATGCGGCTCGCCGATCGCGCCTCGCGGCTGTATGCGCCGGTGGTGCACGCCACCGCCGCGCTGACGGTGCTGGGCTGGGTGCTGGCCGGCGCGAGCTGGCACGATGCCATCGTCACCGGCATCGCCGTGCTGATCATCACCTGTCCCTGCGCGCTCGGCCTTGCCATTCCCACCGTGCAGACGGTCGCCTCCGGCGCGATGTTCAAGTCAGGCGTGCTGCTCAATGCGGGCGACGCGATCGAGCGGCTCGCCGAGGCCGATCACGTGATCTTCGATAAGACCGGCACCTTGACCTTGCCGGAGCTCGAAGTGGTCAACGCCGCCGACATTCCGGCGGATGTCTTCTCCGTCGCCGGCCAGCTCGCGCTGTCGAGCCATCACCCCGTGGCGGCGGCGGTCGCGCAGGCCGCGAAGTCGCGGTCGCCGCTGATGGGCGCGGTCGAGGAGCCCGGGCAGGGCGTGCGCGCGGTGGTCGATGGCGTCGAGCTCCGGCTTGGCCGTCCCTCCTTCTGCGACGCCGAGGCGCTGGTGGCGCAGAGCGCCAGCGTCGATCCCGAAGCGTCCGTCGTGGCCTTCTGCCGTGGCGATCAAAAATATCTGTTCTCCGTGCGCCAGGGTTTGCGTCCCGATGCCGCGAAGATCGTCGCCGGCCTGCAGCGCCGCGGCATCAAGGTCGAAATCCTCTCGGGCGATCGCGAGGCGGCCGTCGCCGCCGCCGCGAAGGCGCTCGGGATCAGCGAATGGCGCGCCGGCGTCACCCCGGCCGACAAGATCGCTCGCGTCGAAGAGCTGAAGCGCGCCAACGTCAAGGTCATGATGGTCGGCGACGGCATGAACGACGCGCCGTCGCTCGCTGCCGCGCATGTCTCGATGTCGCCGATCTCGGCTGCGCATCTCAGCCAGGCTACCGCCGATCTCGTCTTCCTCGGCCGTCCCTTGGCGCCGGTGCTGGCCGCGATCGACTATGCGCGCAAGGCGCTGCATCTGATGCGGCAAAATCTCTGGCTCGCGGTGCTCTACAATCTGTTCGCCGTGCCGCTCGCCATCAGCGGCGTCGTCACGCCCTTGATCGCGGCCGCCGCGATGTCGGGCTCGTCGATCCTGGTGATGCTGAATGCGCTGCGCGCCCGCAAGGTCCGCGAGGAGGCCGCGTCATGGAAGTGATGATCATTCTCGTCCCGCTCGCACTCGCACTGGGCTTGGCCGGCCTGGTCGGCTTCCTCTGGTCGCTGAAGAGCGGCCAGTACGAGGATCTCGAAGGCGCCGCCTGGCGCGCTATCGCTGATGACGACGAGCCGGCGCCGCCGGCTCAGCCGGACGCCGCGCCGAGCCGGCCTTGAGCATCTGACGTCGTCAGCCGGCCCGCCAACAGCGCCGCGACGACCAGCACCGCCGCGATGCCGGCGACGCAGGCGCTCCAGCCGACCCTGTCGAACAACTGGCCGAGCACGGCCGTGCCGACGATGCCGCCGGCAAAATAGCTGGCGAGATAGAGACCGCTGGCGACACCCTGATCGTGCGTGGCGGCCTTGCCCACAAAGCCGGTGGTCACGGCCTGCGCGAAGAAGGTGCCGGCGCCGACCAGCACCATGCCGCTCAGCACCAGCGCGAGCCGTGGCGACAGCATCAGCAACAGCCCTAGTCCCGCGAGCCCCAGCGATCCCCAGATCGCA
Proteins encoded in this window:
- a CDS encoding FixH family protein codes for the protein MASRSQPSFQLTGRMVLAMLLGFFGLVIGVNVTMMKMAISTLPGTDVDSAYSASLGYEKEIAAARDQEARRWKVEAHVERSAAGAAVVQVNARDASGNPISGLTFQGRLERPADKRADQEVDLAEIGGGVYRGTAEAIAPGQWDLVLEGDSSGRRLFLSKNRVLLN
- the ccoP gene encoding cytochrome-c oxidase, cbb3-type subunit III is translated as MADHSEVDSVSGTATTGHAWDGIKELNTPLPRWWVITFYITIVWAIGYWIVYPAWPTITSNTKGLFGYSSRADVAVELANLEKIRGDKMAALATASLADIEKDPQMLALARAKGKTVFGDNCAACHGTGAAGAKGFPNLNDDDWLWGGSLEQIQQTLLYGVRSGHPKTREGQMLAFGKDGTLKPAEIITVANYVRSLSGLPTRQGYDAAAGAKIFAENCVACHGDNAKGNPEVGAPNLTDKIWLYGSDEATLIETITNGRAGVMPAWEGRLDPTTIKAMAVYVHSLGGGK
- the ccoS gene encoding cbb3-type cytochrome oxidase assembly protein CcoS, with amino-acid sequence MEVMIILVPLALALGLAGLVGFLWSLKSGQYEDLEGAAWRAIADDDEPAPPAQPDAAPSRP
- the ccoO gene encoding cytochrome-c oxidase, cbb3-type subunit II, translated to MSFWQRHQVFEKNSIILVIGILLVIAIGGLVEITPLFYLKSTIEAVDGVRPYTPLELAGRNIYVREGCYLCHSQMIRPLRDEVERYGHFSLAAESMYDHPFQWGSKRTGPDLARVGSKYSDDWHVTHLTNPRAIVPQSIMPGYPFLKETELNADNVADHLKTLRAVGVPYTDDQIANAAADLKAQVDPDGPGAEALTKRYPKAVVRNFDGKAGAPTEMDALVAYLQMLGTLVDFKIYNEKANLR
- a CDS encoding cation-translocating P-type ATPase, with protein sequence MHVTRDFSHYVKDLGKGLKHIDLAVEGVSCAGCMAKIERGLSALPDVTLARVNLTDRRVALEWKQGTLDPAKFIDRLAELGYKAYPFEKASAEATEAEESRFLLRCLGVAAFATMNVMMLSIPVWSGNVSDMLPEQRDFFHWLSAVIALPAAAYAGQPFFRSAWRALKTGNVNMDVPICIGVILALGMSIVETFHHAEHAYFDAAIMLLTFLLVGRYLDQNMRRRTRAVAGNLAALKAETATKFIGPDEISEVPVAAVRAGDLVLLRPGERCAVDGVVIEGRSEIDQSLITGETLYVPAEQGTAVYAGSLNISGTLRVRVSAAAEGTLLAEITRLLDTALQARSRYMRLADRASRLYAPVVHATAALTVLGWVLAGASWHDAIVTGIAVLIITCPCALGLAIPTVQTVASGAMFKSGVLLNAGDAIERLAEADHVIFDKTGTLTLPELEVVNAADIPADVFSVAGQLALSSHHPVAAAVAQAAKSRSPLMGAVEEPGQGVRAVVDGVELRLGRPSFCDAEALVAQSASVDPEASVVAFCRGDQKYLFSVRQGLRPDAAKIVAGLQRRGIKVEILSGDREAAVAAAAKALGISEWRAGVTPADKIARVEELKRANVKVMMVGDGMNDAPSLAAAHVSMSPISAAHLSQATADLVFLGRPLAPVLAAIDYARKALHLMRQNLWLAVLYNLFAVPLAISGVVTPLIAAAAMSGSSILVMLNALRARKVREEAASWK
- a CDS encoding CcoQ/FixQ family Cbb3-type cytochrome c oxidase assembly chaperone, whose amino-acid sequence is MKPIIAIENIASSLVTTLWTPIFFAIFIAIVTYALWPRNKAAFDEAASMPLREE
- the fixL gene encoding sensor protein FixL; the encoded protein is MGFGAWDLDFATGDFYWSATTRKLFGIPQDQPVTYGAFLALLGAQDRAPVEAAIEHARHQGTWFDMSFRVPNGGHWIRVLAGVVPGDDGQPRHLRGIALDIDQEKRLEEALRLREQHFRSILDTVPDAMIVIDGGGIIQFFSAAAERMFGYTEEEAVGLDVSELMPEPDRSRHAGYLTRYHGTRERHIIGIGRIVTGLRRDGTTFPMHLSIGEMQSGGKPYFTGFAHDLTEHQQTQARLRELQSELVHVSRLSAMGEMASALAHELNQPLAAISNYMKGSRRLLAGSSDPNTGKIESAMDRAAEQAIRAGQIIRRLRDFVSRGESEKRVESLSKLIEEAGALGLAGAREQNVQLRFQLNPDADLVLADRVQIQQVLVNLFRNALEAMSHSARRELAATNRRVGDDLIEVAVSDTGTGFHDDVMPNLFKTFFTTKDTGMGVGLSISRSIIEAHGGRMWAENNEAGGATFRFTLPAAPTKVEHDG
- a CDS encoding HPP family protein — protein: MYKFLEDTAGSYMTRTITTVTRETTIRELGEMFDRDDFNTYPVVENDEVIGIVTKFDVLKCFAFTPNQMLPRYSDLMNRTVADVMTSEFIYVRPDTKLTRVLQLMVEHRIRSLPVTDGDNRLVGIIAREDIVRALAAAAKD
- the ccoN gene encoding cytochrome-c oxidase, cbb3-type subunit I — encoded protein: MSASSPTKSMTIGESGLTLTFAVTAFLCIFAAAKALDTAFAFHASLAAAASAASVFFILNRYFERGELPAQEINGRPNYNLGPIKFSSFMAMFWGIAGFAVGLIIASQLAWPALNFDLPWTSFGRLRPLHTSAVIFAFGGNVLLATSFYVVQRTCRVRLAGDLAPWFVVIGYNFFILIAGTGYLLGVTEGKEYAEPEWYSDLWLTIVWVVYLLVFLTTIIKRKEPHIFVANWFYLAFIVTIAVLHLGNNPALPVSFFGSKSYIAWGGVQDAMFQWWYGHNAVGFFLTAGFLAIMYYFIPKRAERPVYSYRLSIIHFWALIFLYIWAGPHHLHYTALPDWTQTLGMTFSIMLWMPSWGGMINGLMTLSGAWDKLRTDPVLRMLVVSVAFYGMSTFEGPMMSIKVVNSLSHYTDWTIGHVHSGALGWVGFVSFGALYCLVPWIWNRKGLYSLKLVNWHFWTATLGIVLYISAMWVSGILQGLMWRSYTALGFLEYSFIETVEAMHPFYIIRAAGGALFLIGSLIMAYNLWMTVRVGEEEVQSPVALQPAE
- a CDS encoding universal stress protein → MTLATVMVSLAFNQPNEARLQVAADLAARFDAGLMGVAAAEFAPPLYFTTGEQAQDLIEQGEAALQARLGELEQQFRAVIGDRAAPLSWRSALDFPVRHVLAQARAADILVAGSMPSGVSDAYATASPKDLVMQAGRPLLVVPDTASWLDLGTVLVAWKETPEARRAVTDALPLLAKASDVVVVEILENTSEFDACEARLDDVVAWLGRHEIVASARVEEPGQGRNVAARLDAVADDLAAGLIVAGAYGHSRFRELVLGGVTEHLVTRADRCVLLSH
- the ccoG gene encoding cytochrome c oxidase accessory protein CcoG — translated: MNQTVNPEDLKPQEAQQVDDYGPLYAPTKKVYPQSVSGTFRRIKWGLMGVCLGVYYFLPFVRWNRGLGAPDQAVLIDFPNRRFYFFFIELWPQEVYYFTGLLIIAAIALFLMNAIGGRIWCGYLCPQTVWTDLFYAVERLVEGDRRERMKKDASDDPMKLQRISEIVLKHSIWLLIAWWTGGAWVLYFSDAPTLVKDLVTFQGPPLAYIWIAILTATTYTLAGFMREQVCVYMCPWPRIQAALTDEWALNVTYRYDRGENRMSVKKAAELRALGQPAGDCIDCKQCVAVCPTGIDIRDGAQMDCIQCGLCIDACDTVMTKIGRPTRLIGYDNDINIHRRQEGKPPVYKLVRARTVAYAAIIAVVGGAMVYKLATRSLLDVNVLHDRNPIAIKLSDGSIRNAYTVRVLNKHGFDRVIAIDIEGPVNATVHVVGTDSVTPDRPMIVIGRDQTEELRLLVTAPEESNPDKSIPVKFHVTDIGLGVVASATDNFVSP